One genomic region from Alteromonas pelagimontana encodes:
- the lipA gene encoding lipoyl synthase yields MSNARPQAGVKLRDDEKVKHIPVTIIPSEKEEMLRKPEWIKIKLPRTTDRIDHIKQTLRKNNLHSVCEEASCPNLAECFNHGTATFMILGDICTRRCPFCDVAHGKPLPPSAEEPEKLAKTIAEMNLRYVVITSVDRDDLRDGGAQHFVDCINAIREHSPTTTIEVLVPDFRGRMDRALDIFQHGVPDVFNHNLETIPRLYRECRPGANYQWSLDLLKKFKEQHPHIPTKSGLMMGMGEESEEIQGVLRDLRAHNVDMLTLGQYLQPSRHHFPVKKYVHPQEFDALGDYAKSIGFSHAACGPMVRSSYHADRQAAGHEVK; encoded by the coding sequence ATGAGTAATGCACGTCCACAAGCCGGAGTAAAACTCCGCGACGATGAAAAAGTGAAACATATTCCGGTGACGATTATTCCCTCCGAGAAAGAAGAAATGTTGCGCAAACCTGAATGGATAAAAATCAAACTTCCGCGCACCACCGACCGAATAGATCACATAAAACAAACGCTTCGTAAAAACAATCTGCACTCAGTATGTGAAGAAGCCAGTTGCCCTAATCTTGCAGAATGTTTCAATCATGGCACGGCGACATTTATGATTTTGGGAGACATCTGCACACGGCGTTGTCCTTTTTGCGATGTCGCCCACGGCAAGCCCCTCCCTCCGAGTGCCGAAGAACCAGAAAAACTGGCAAAAACAATTGCAGAAATGAACCTGCGTTACGTGGTAATAACGTCTGTAGATAGAGATGATTTGCGCGACGGCGGCGCACAACACTTTGTTGATTGTATTAATGCCATCCGCGAGCATAGCCCCACTACAACTATTGAAGTGTTGGTACCAGACTTTCGCGGCCGTATGGATCGCGCCCTTGATATCTTTCAGCACGGCGTACCTGATGTTTTTAATCATAACCTGGAAACTATTCCAAGATTGTATCGGGAGTGCCGTCCGGGAGCGAATTACCAATGGTCTCTTGATCTATTGAAAAAGTTTAAAGAGCAACATCCTCACATCCCTACCAAATCTGGTTTAATGATGGGAATGGGCGAAGAAAGTGAAGAAATTCAAGGCGTGCTTCGCGATTTACGTGCGCATAATGTGGATATGTTAACGTTGGGGCAGTATTTACAGCCAAGCCGTCACCATTTTCCTGTGAAAAAATACGTTCACCCACAAGAATTTGATGCGTTGGGAGATTATGCTAAAAGTATCGGTTTTTCTCATGCAGCCTGTGGTCCCATGGTACGGTCCAGCTATCACGCAGATCGTCAGGCCGCTGGTCATGAAGTGAAATAA
- the lipB gene encoding lipoyl(octanoyl) transferase LipB, producing MNDNTDSVIVRQLNLRQYLPVWQTMQTFTDTRNSDAADEIWLVEHEPVFTQGQAGKAEHILLPGNIPVVNVDRGGQVTYHGPGQQVVYLMLDVKRRKLGVRHLVNAMENAVIQLLADFDITAYAKKDAPGVYVEEMKICSLGLRIRRGCSFHGLALNVNMDLAPFTRINPCGYAGMEMTDTRRLGGPATVAEAGPALVQKLLDQLQIQHIQRKEGFDE from the coding sequence GTGAACGATAATACTGATTCGGTCATTGTCCGGCAGCTGAACCTACGCCAGTATTTGCCGGTGTGGCAGACCATGCAAACTTTCACTGACACTCGCAACAGCGATGCGGCAGATGAAATTTGGCTGGTAGAGCATGAGCCGGTTTTTACTCAAGGCCAGGCAGGCAAAGCCGAGCACATTCTACTGCCGGGAAATATTCCGGTTGTAAACGTGGATCGCGGCGGGCAGGTAACGTATCACGGGCCGGGGCAGCAAGTGGTTTATCTGATGCTGGATGTTAAACGGCGGAAGTTAGGTGTACGACATCTGGTGAACGCCATGGAAAACGCGGTTATTCAGTTACTGGCAGATTTTGATATTACAGCCTACGCCAAGAAGGATGCACCTGGCGTTTATGTCGAAGAGATGAAAATCTGCTCGTTAGGTTTGCGTATCAGGCGCGGTTGTTCATTCCATGGACTGGCGTTGAATGTTAATATGGACTTGGCACCTTTTACCCGAATCAATCCCTGTGGATACGCAGGAATGGAAATGACTGATACTCGACGGCTCGGCGGTCCTGCCACAGTTGCGGAAGCTGGCCCGGCTCTTGTACAAAAATTACTGGATCAATTACAGATTCAGCATATACAACGCAAAGAAGGTTTTGATGAGTAA
- the ybeD gene encoding DUF493 family protein YbeD: MDTHFDELLDFPTYQTFKVMGVAHEDLPAQVIACLQQHAPGDYSPTVKPSSKGNYHSLSISVRVTSKEHMETLYTELADLELVRVVL; encoded by the coding sequence ATGGATACCCATTTCGATGAACTACTCGATTTTCCGACCTATCAGACATTTAAAGTAATGGGAGTTGCCCACGAAGACCTGCCAGCTCAGGTAATTGCGTGTTTACAGCAACATGCCCCCGGCGACTATTCGCCCACGGTAAAACCCAGTAGTAAGGGTAACTATCACTCTCTTTCTATTAGCGTTCGCGTAACCAGTAAAGAGCATATGGAAACCTTGTACACCGAACTGGCAGATTTAGAGCTTGTGCGGGTTGTTTTATAG
- a CDS encoding serine hydrolase, translated as MVAACILLLTFFASFAYSATVIPPAPSVAAEGFVLMDYETGHIIAEKNADMQLDPASLTKMMTAYAIGKELEAGNISMDDIVTVSENAWAKKFPDSSKMFIEVGTQVSVADLMRGIIVQSGNDACVAMAEHVAGSESAFASMMNAHAQALGMSSSHFVNSHGLHDPEHFTTPRDMATLSRAIVAETPEIYAIYSEKEFTYNGIKQYNRNSLLWDQSLNVDGIKTGHTSDAGYSLITSAEQGGMRLISVVMGTESERARKEENKKLLRYGFRFYETITPYKAGESFVSHRIFMGDRETVDLGINQSTPITIPRGQAENLEANFELNKKLEAPLAKGQVVGKLYIQLDGEDVAEYPLVTLQEVNEGGFIDRMMDYVMLKLGLDE; from the coding sequence ATGGTGGCAGCCTGTATACTGTTGTTAACCTTCTTTGCTTCTTTTGCTTACAGCGCTACGGTTATTCCGCCGGCGCCGAGTGTCGCAGCGGAAGGTTTTGTATTAATGGATTATGAGACAGGACATATCATTGCCGAAAAAAATGCTGACATGCAGCTTGATCCCGCCAGCTTAACCAAAATGATGACCGCTTATGCTATTGGTAAGGAATTGGAAGCTGGCAATATCAGTATGGACGATATTGTTACCGTTTCGGAGAACGCGTGGGCGAAGAAATTTCCTGACTCGTCTAAAATGTTTATCGAAGTTGGCACTCAGGTATCTGTCGCAGATTTAATGCGAGGAATTATCGTGCAGTCAGGTAATGACGCGTGCGTCGCAATGGCAGAGCATGTAGCAGGGTCGGAAAGTGCCTTTGCAAGTATGATGAATGCCCATGCACAAGCATTGGGAATGTCTTCTTCGCATTTTGTCAATAGCCATGGCTTACATGACCCTGAACACTTCACTACTCCGCGGGATATGGCCACGCTTTCTCGCGCTATAGTGGCAGAAACACCTGAAATCTATGCTATCTACAGTGAAAAAGAGTTTACCTATAACGGTATTAAGCAATACAACCGAAACAGCCTGCTATGGGATCAAAGCCTGAATGTTGATGGCATAAAAACCGGCCACACGTCGGATGCAGGTTACAGCTTAATTACCTCTGCCGAACAAGGCGGAATGCGGTTAATTTCTGTGGTAATGGGAACCGAAAGCGAGCGCGCACGCAAAGAAGAAAATAAGAAACTGTTACGTTACGGTTTTCGTTTTTATGAAACGATTACTCCTTATAAAGCCGGAGAAAGTTTTGTCTCCCATCGTATATTTATGGGCGACAGAGAGACTGTAGACCTTGGAATTAACCAATCTACCCCCATTACCATTCCACGCGGTCAGGCTGAAAATCTTGAAGCCAATTTTGAACTGAATAAAAAACTTGAAGCGCCGCTGGCAAAAGGCCAAGTGGTAGGTAAACTTTATATTCAGTTAGATGGTGAAGACGTAGCTGAATACCCTTTAGTGACTTTGCAGGAAGTGAACGAAGGTGGTTTTATAGACCGTATGATGGATTACGTGATGCTGAAATTAGGTTTGGACGAATAA
- a CDS encoding septal ring lytic transglycosylase RlpA family protein: MRFSYFLALFFVTSLVGCQSSSRYSQQQDSAPTFAYAEPSIEDATPQYEPYREYSSRPYEVLGKRYYPLQTGKGFEQTGYASWYGQKFHGHLTSNGETYNMFAMSAAHTTLPLPSYVRVTNLENDKQVIVRVNDRGPFHSDRIIDLSYAAAIKLGYQAQGTARVKLEVIHFDENNNVTVGNQPTVSYAQYAGLETPPEETLKPASTVDSDGVYIQVAALSDIEKAKSVSSLLSALYQVPTEIPFIDNIYRLRLGPLTDRFQVQMLLADLKQNGYPGAYTVGTEL; encoded by the coding sequence ATGCGGTTTTCATACTTTCTAGCTCTGTTTTTTGTCACATCTTTAGTTGGATGTCAGTCTTCCAGCCGATATAGTCAGCAGCAAGACTCCGCACCTACGTTCGCCTACGCTGAGCCAAGTATTGAGGATGCTACGCCGCAATATGAACCCTATCGTGAATATAGCAGCCGTCCCTATGAAGTGCTTGGTAAACGTTATTATCCGCTGCAGACCGGAAAAGGTTTCGAACAAACGGGCTATGCCTCTTGGTATGGGCAAAAATTCCACGGCCATCTTACATCAAACGGCGAAACCTATAATATGTTTGCCATGTCGGCAGCCCATACCACACTGCCTTTGCCCTCTTACGTAAGAGTCACCAATCTGGAAAATGATAAACAGGTAATTGTGCGAGTCAATGACCGCGGCCCTTTTCATTCCGATAGAATTATCGATTTATCCTATGCGGCAGCGATAAAGCTGGGGTACCAGGCTCAGGGCACTGCGCGGGTAAAACTTGAGGTGATTCACTTTGATGAGAACAATAATGTTACAGTTGGCAACCAACCCACCGTCAGCTATGCTCAATATGCGGGGCTTGAAACCCCACCTGAAGAAACGCTTAAGCCAGCATCGACAGTTGATAGCGATGGCGTATATATTCAAGTTGCTGCGCTGAGTGACATTGAGAAAGCCAAATCAGTTTCCAGCTTGTTATCCGCTCTTTATCAAGTGCCAACAGAAATTCCCTTTATTGATAACATCTATAGACTACGTCTTGGTCCCCTTACTGATCGTTTCCAGGTACAAATGCTGCTTGCGGACCTAAAGCAAAATGGCTATCCCGGTGCATACACAGTGGGAACTGAGTTATAG
- the rodA gene encoding rod shape-determining protein RodA: MNRNTLKNNPTTFLQKLHIDGVLLLGLLALMGVGLITLYSASGQDIEQMERQLARLGIALAFMFGMAQLPPLAYRRFSPYTYILGLLMLVAVLLFGDVGKGAQRWLDLKFIRFQPSELMKLAVPMMVAWYISKFTLPPRLLQVFVSFMLVLVPTILIAKQPDLGTSLLIASSGIFAIFLAGMSWKLIGFVAALGGAFLPIMWYFLMQEYQKLRVITFLNPETDPLGSGYHIIQSKIAIGSGGLEGKGWLQGTQSQLEFLPERHTDFIFAVFSEEFGLLGILGLLAIYIFIIVRGLIIANRAQDPYTKLLAGSITLTFFVYVFVNMGMVSGLLPVVGVPLPLISYGGTSMVTLLAGFGILMAIGTQKRFLSR; the protein is encoded by the coding sequence ATGAACAGAAATACGTTGAAAAACAATCCCACTACATTTTTGCAAAAGCTGCACATTGATGGCGTACTGCTGTTGGGGTTGTTGGCGCTGATGGGCGTGGGGCTCATCACCCTCTATTCAGCATCCGGACAGGATATTGAGCAGATGGAACGCCAGTTAGCAAGGCTTGGTATTGCGTTGGCTTTTATGTTTGGGATGGCACAGCTTCCTCCACTAGCTTATCGGCGTTTCTCCCCTTATACGTACATCCTTGGGTTGCTGATGTTAGTAGCAGTCCTCCTGTTTGGGGACGTGGGAAAAGGTGCGCAACGTTGGCTGGATCTTAAATTTATTCGCTTTCAACCGTCAGAATTAATGAAATTGGCCGTACCTATGATGGTGGCGTGGTATATCAGCAAGTTTACTTTGCCTCCCCGCTTACTTCAGGTGTTTGTTAGTTTCATGCTGGTTCTTGTACCCACAATTCTTATTGCTAAACAACCGGATCTGGGTACATCCTTACTTATTGCGAGCTCTGGGATTTTCGCTATTTTTCTTGCCGGAATGAGTTGGAAACTGATTGGCTTTGTGGCAGCGCTAGGTGGAGCCTTCCTCCCCATTATGTGGTACTTCCTGATGCAGGAGTACCAAAAGCTGCGCGTGATCACTTTTCTCAATCCGGAAACCGATCCTCTTGGCTCTGGTTATCATATTATTCAGTCGAAAATTGCGATAGGCTCCGGAGGACTTGAGGGAAAGGGATGGCTACAGGGAACGCAGTCTCAACTTGAGTTTTTACCTGAGCGACATACGGATTTCATATTTGCTGTGTTTAGTGAAGAATTTGGTCTGCTGGGCATTCTAGGTTTACTTGCTATATATATTTTTATCATCGTGCGTGGGTTAATTATTGCCAACCGAGCTCAAGATCCTTACACCAAGCTATTGGCTGGCAGCATTACTCTCACCTTCTTTGTCTATGTATTTGTTAATATGGGAATGGTTTCCGGGCTTTTGCCTGTTGTGGGTGTTCCTCTTCCATTAATCAGTTACGGCGGCACATCAATGGTGACATTGTTGGCAGGGTTTGGCATCCTGATGGCAATTGGCACACAAAAGCGGTTTTTATCACGGTAA
- the mrdA gene encoding penicillin-binding protein 2: MARKRQIIRDHTAEANLFARRTAVAMLIVLIALGVVVRNLYSLQVEQHEDYQTRSNGNRIKVLPIAPNRGLIYDRNGTILAENKPVFSLELVPEQIEDLDATLKELTWLMGITEEEKENFFNTLKSQRRFKPVALRSQLTEQEVATFSAQKHRFPGVSIEARLSRFYPFGKTLTHVLGYVAKINEKDLQKLVEAGQEANYAATYDIGKLGIEKFHEEKLHGQVGYQQVEVNSQGRIIRTLSVDPPVPGRDIVLNIDLELQMATERALKGQRGSIVITSPKTGGVLAMFSSPSYDPNLFVHGISQANYSRLLNSPGRPLINRATQGQYPPASTVKPFLGLIGLEDNVINVKTTINDTGRYKLPNVSHVWRDWKKWGHGKVNVTKAIEVSCDTFYYDLAYKLGIDRISESMSEFGFGDYTGIDLYEESDANMPSRGWKRARFDQQWYIGDTIPVGIGQSYWTATPIQLNHALNALINYGERYIPQIMQGYRNKDGEVLMEPLKTLRPVPISERKNWNIILGAMHDVIHGEDGTGRKAFSDAKYQAGGKSGTAQLFSVGQNESYEAESVSEHLRDNAMFVAYAPFEDPEVSVSVVLENAGGGSSNAAPLAREVMDFYFRYKDFSEPEIVTNNTLTKAAE, translated from the coding sequence ATGGCCAGAAAACGTCAGATCATCCGCGACCATACTGCAGAAGCAAATCTGTTTGCCCGGCGCACAGCAGTCGCTATGTTGATTGTGCTCATCGCGCTGGGGGTTGTAGTACGCAATCTTTATAGTCTACAAGTAGAGCAGCACGAAGATTATCAGACGCGATCCAATGGCAACAGGATCAAAGTCTTGCCCATTGCGCCTAATCGCGGCCTAATCTATGACCGCAATGGCACAATATTGGCAGAAAACAAGCCCGTATTCAGTTTAGAGTTGGTCCCAGAGCAGATAGAAGATTTAGATGCCACGTTGAAGGAACTGACTTGGCTAATGGGAATTACAGAAGAAGAAAAAGAAAATTTCTTTAACACGCTAAAAAGCCAGCGCCGGTTTAAGCCTGTTGCGCTGCGAAGCCAGTTAACCGAACAGGAAGTGGCGACGTTTTCGGCGCAAAAGCATCGTTTCCCTGGTGTTTCTATTGAGGCTCGTTTATCACGTTTTTACCCTTTTGGAAAAACCCTAACCCACGTTTTGGGCTATGTAGCAAAAATTAATGAAAAAGATCTGCAGAAATTAGTAGAAGCAGGTCAGGAAGCAAATTACGCCGCCACCTATGACATCGGAAAGCTCGGCATCGAAAAGTTCCATGAAGAAAAACTCCACGGTCAGGTCGGGTATCAGCAGGTAGAAGTGAACAGTCAGGGACGTATTATTCGCACACTTAGTGTTGACCCTCCTGTGCCGGGACGAGATATCGTTCTAAATATTGATCTGGAGTTGCAGATGGCGACTGAACGTGCACTCAAAGGGCAACGCGGCTCCATTGTCATCACATCGCCTAAAACAGGAGGGGTACTGGCGATGTTTTCAAGCCCAAGCTATGATCCAAATTTATTTGTGCATGGCATCAGCCAAGCCAATTATAGCCGGCTTTTGAATTCTCCTGGTAGGCCGTTGATAAACCGGGCCACACAAGGACAATATCCTCCAGCATCCACCGTTAAGCCTTTTTTAGGTTTAATAGGTCTTGAGGATAATGTAATAAATGTCAAAACCACTATCAATGATACCGGACGCTACAAGTTACCCAACGTTTCTCATGTCTGGCGTGACTGGAAAAAATGGGGGCACGGCAAAGTCAATGTCACCAAAGCTATTGAAGTTTCCTGCGATACTTTTTACTACGATCTTGCCTATAAGCTGGGAATTGACCGGATCAGTGAGTCGATGTCAGAATTTGGTTTCGGGGATTATACCGGCATTGATTTATATGAAGAATCTGATGCCAATATGCCAAGTCGAGGCTGGAAACGGGCAAGATTTGATCAACAGTGGTATATCGGCGATACCATTCCGGTTGGAATTGGACAAAGTTACTGGACAGCCACTCCCATTCAGTTAAACCATGCCCTGAACGCTTTGATCAACTACGGCGAACGTTATATACCGCAAATTATGCAAGGTTATCGTAATAAAGACGGCGAGGTTCTTATGGAACCGCTAAAAACACTGCGTCCGGTTCCCATCTCAGAGCGAAAGAACTGGAACATTATTCTCGGCGCAATGCATGATGTTATTCACGGTGAAGACGGTACGGGACGGAAAGCGTTTAGTGATGCAAAATACCAGGCTGGCGGTAAATCAGGTACGGCACAGTTATTTTCTGTCGGACAAAATGAATCATACGAAGCAGAGAGTGTGTCAGAACATCTGAGGGATAACGCCATGTTTGTCGCGTATGCGCCATTTGAGGATCCTGAGGTGTCGGTGTCAGTAGTTCTTGAAAATGCGGGCGGAGGCAGCTCAAACGCCGCCCCGCTTGCCAGAGAAGTTATGGACTTTTATTTCCGCTACAAAGATTTTTCCGAACCTGAAATTGTCACAAACAACACGTTGACTAAGGCGGCGGAATGA
- the rlmH gene encoding 23S rRNA (pseudouridine(1915)-N(3))-methyltransferase RlmH gives MRIQIVAVGTKMPAWVAAGVDEFIRRFPPDMPVFFNEIAAGKRGKNADIKRILQKEGEAMLTAIPKGNRIVTLEVTGKPWDTPQLATQLEAWKMDGRDISLLIGGPEGLAPECIQLSEQRWSLSPLTLPHPLVRIIVAESLYRAWSVVQNHPYHRE, from the coding sequence GTGCGTATACAGATTGTCGCAGTTGGAACAAAAATGCCTGCGTGGGTTGCTGCCGGAGTCGATGAATTTATTCGACGTTTCCCACCTGATATGCCTGTTTTTTTTAACGAAATTGCCGCAGGGAAAAGAGGCAAGAACGCTGACATCAAACGCATTTTGCAAAAAGAAGGAGAAGCGATGCTCACGGCGATCCCGAAAGGAAATCGCATTGTTACTCTTGAAGTAACCGGAAAGCCGTGGGATACACCGCAATTAGCCACCCAACTGGAGGCGTGGAAGATGGACGGTCGCGACATCAGCCTATTGATAGGCGGCCCCGAAGGACTCGCCCCAGAATGTATTCAATTGTCTGAGCAAAGATGGTCGCTTTCTCCACTGACACTGCCCCACCCTCTGGTGCGCATTATTGTAGCGGAAAGTCTTTATCGCGCCTGGTCTGTCGTCCAAAACCACCCTTACCATAGGGAATAG
- the rsfS gene encoding ribosome silencing factor, translated as MESNKLKQFVIDKIDDMKGRDVVQLDVQGKSTITDMMIVCSGNSKRHVSAIADNLVVEAKQVGHLPLSVEGKETGEWVLVDLGEIIVHVMQDETRDFYQLEKLWS; from the coding sequence TTGGAGAGTAATAAGCTCAAACAGTTTGTCATTGACAAAATTGACGATATGAAAGGCAGAGATGTTGTCCAGCTGGATGTACAAGGTAAATCCACCATTACTGATATGATGATTGTTTGCTCAGGCAATTCCAAACGTCATGTTTCAGCAATTGCCGATAATTTGGTTGTAGAAGCGAAACAGGTGGGGCACCTTCCTCTCAGTGTGGAAGGAAAAGAAACCGGAGAGTGGGTATTGGTAGATCTGGGTGAAATCATTGTTCATGTTATGCAAGATGAAACGCGGGATTTTTATCAATTAGAAAAACTGTGGTCTTAA
- the nadD gene encoding nicotinate (nicotinamide) nucleotide adenylyltransferase, with protein sequence MSGRHPIALLGGTFNPPHKGHVEPALQAISQIGIDQLGLMPCKLPPHKSTEGIAEKHRVNMVKLVCAHHSQLYPELVELSLGTPSYTSKTLRHLRKDSPTQPIIFIMGEDSWHSLPQWNDWRELLKLAHLVVVKRDVAGDEKPAGLQKDLQLLIEQHEVDSARALTFCPAGGLYFAHTSLKTVSSTQLREMFRSPDMASNQIERVADWLLPSVIDYIQQHRLYA encoded by the coding sequence ATGAGCGGACGCCATCCTATAGCCCTGCTCGGGGGCACGTTTAACCCACCCCACAAGGGCCATGTCGAACCTGCGCTACAAGCCATTAGTCAAATAGGTATAGATCAACTTGGCCTTATGCCCTGTAAGCTACCTCCCCATAAATCCACCGAGGGAATAGCGGAAAAACATCGGGTAAATATGGTGAAGCTTGTTTGCGCCCATCACTCTCAGCTTTATCCTGAGTTAGTGGAATTATCCTTAGGCACGCCTTCCTATACCTCAAAAACGCTACGACATCTGCGTAAAGATTCTCCCACACAACCGATAATCTTTATTATGGGAGAAGACTCCTGGCATAGCCTGCCTCAATGGAACGACTGGCGCGAGCTTCTGAAGTTGGCTCACCTGGTGGTGGTAAAACGGGATGTCGCTGGCGATGAAAAGCCTGCCGGGTTGCAGAAAGATTTACAGTTGCTGATTGAACAACATGAGGTAGATTCAGCAAGAGCACTAACCTTTTGCCCTGCAGGCGGGTTATACTTCGCTCATACGTCGTTGAAAACAGTTTCTTCGACGCAATTACGAGAAATGTTTAGATCGCCAGATATGGCGTCTAACCAAATTGAAAGAGTAGCAGATTGGCTTTTGCCAAGCGTTATAGACTATATCCAACAACACAGGCTGTATGCCTGA
- the holA gene encoding DNA polymerase III subunit delta — MQVYPNQFNQEISRSLKPVYLLFGDEPQQKFEMIEAVRNSARQQGFTERTVFVADKEFSWSALLEATQTLSLFSSQQLIELELPTGKPGTEGSKVLQTIAATLGTDILLIIHGPRIAKDVQKAKWFKVLDEIGVFSLSYALEGKQLYSWVQQQLQLANVSTTPACVKLIADFCEGNMLAAKQEIQKLSLLFDQQHITEDQVEAAMVDQSRYNVFQLIDVMLGGEQQRCIKMLYRLESEGIEPNIIIWALLREWQLLWKLRRMLDEGEAIQWQRHGIWRNKQALYQAALNRLSKNTLTVIRDQLRDADIAFKQQTVVRPYIKICHLCMLFLAIPLQTLPFMD; from the coding sequence ATGCAGGTTTACCCGAATCAGTTCAACCAGGAGATTAGCCGCTCTCTTAAACCGGTCTATCTGCTGTTCGGCGATGAGCCGCAACAGAAATTTGAAATGATAGAAGCGGTAAGAAACAGCGCCAGGCAACAGGGGTTTACGGAGAGAACCGTATTTGTCGCCGATAAGGAGTTTTCATGGAGCGCATTACTTGAGGCTACGCAAACGCTGTCTCTCTTTTCCTCTCAGCAGCTTATTGAACTAGAATTACCGACTGGAAAACCCGGAACAGAAGGTAGTAAGGTTTTGCAGACCATTGCAGCGACGCTGGGCACAGACATTTTGCTTATCATTCACGGGCCGCGCATAGCTAAAGATGTGCAAAAAGCTAAATGGTTTAAAGTGCTCGATGAGATAGGTGTCTTCTCACTGAGCTATGCACTTGAGGGAAAGCAACTCTACAGCTGGGTTCAGCAACAGTTACAGCTTGCTAACGTCTCTACCACCCCAGCCTGCGTCAAGCTTATCGCTGATTTTTGTGAAGGCAATATGCTGGCCGCCAAACAAGAAATACAGAAGTTGTCACTGTTGTTTGATCAACAACATATTACCGAGGACCAAGTTGAAGCCGCAATGGTGGATCAATCCCGCTACAATGTATTTCAGTTGATTGATGTCATGCTGGGGGGGGAACAACAACGCTGTATCAAAATGCTCTACCGTTTGGAAAGCGAAGGTATTGAACCGAATATTATTATCTGGGCACTATTGCGTGAATGGCAACTACTTTGGAAATTGCGGCGAATGCTGGATGAAGGAGAAGCAATCCAATGGCAACGACACGGTATCTGGAGAAATAAGCAAGCTTTATATCAGGCAGCATTGAACAGATTGTCGAAAAACACACTAACGGTAATACGAGATCAGCTACGTGATGCAGATATCGCGTTTAAACAACAAACCGTAGTACGACCGTATATAAAAATATGCCATCTTTGCATGCTGTTTTTAGCAATACCGCTACAAACATTACCGTTTATGGATTAA
- a CDS encoding LPS-assembly lipoprotein LptE has protein sequence MIRSYAFLPLFLVSLALASCGFSLRGNQPLPPSVNYVAVTSAQAHAPLARALKQRLEVYDIQAGDLADTPNPDHTVLIRIMPEQLERRLLSVFSTGQVAEYELIYGVNYQVIFPDQEAVSAYFEVLRDYQDDPAQVLAKTRELNLVLQEMRQEAADRIIRRLASQSPVSDIE, from the coding sequence ATGATAAGAAGCTATGCTTTTCTACCACTATTTCTGGTCAGCCTGGCGTTGGCCAGCTGTGGTTTTTCGCTTCGCGGCAATCAACCTTTACCTCCTTCGGTGAATTATGTTGCCGTGACTTCTGCGCAAGCACATGCTCCACTTGCCCGAGCGTTAAAACAACGCTTAGAAGTTTACGATATTCAGGCAGGCGACCTTGCTGATACTCCTAATCCTGATCACACTGTGCTGATCAGGATTATGCCTGAGCAACTAGAAAGGCGGCTGCTTTCGGTATTTTCGACTGGACAGGTCGCCGAATATGAGCTGATATATGGCGTAAACTATCAGGTGATATTTCCCGATCAAGAAGCGGTTTCTGCATATTTTGAGGTTCTCAGAGATTATCAGGATGATCCTGCCCAGGTTCTGGCGAAAACCAGAGAACTTAATCTGGTACTGCAGGAGATGCGACAGGAGGCAGCAGATAGAATCATCCGGCGCCTTGCCAGCCAGTCTCCTGTCAGCGATATTGAGTAG